In Chengkuizengella sediminis, the genomic stretch ATATCGTTTTAGACAATCAGGATATGGACTAGGAAGGAGTTCTTTTATGCTCACTTGAATATCATTTTCTTCTTTGTTTACATATGTTATTTTTACATCAAAAGCATCGCCAACCTCTATGATTTGTCTAGCATCATGTACCCATCCATGACTAATCTCTGGTGCAGGGATCATCACTTCAACCCCACCTAAATCAACTAAAACATTGTTGTAATGGACTTCCTGGGCAACAGCTGGAATAATTTTATTTAATTTTGCATTCTTCCAAAATGTTTTCGCCATTTTATCTTTTGCAGCCTTTCTAGAAATGATAGCTAAGTTATTTTCACGATCAATTCCAATGACTACGTATGCAATATTACGGCCAATCAATTTTCTAAGTCTATTACGGTTTTCATTCAGTTTTGTGTCTTTTAAGCAAGTTTCACTGAAAGGTAGTAGAAGTTTAACTCCATGCATCATAATCACGACAGTTAGTATTTTTTTCTCGCTTAACGTGTGTTCTTCTATTTGAGTGGGAATACCCTGCAATACTGTTCTATTTTGTCTAGCAGCATATAAATCTTGCCAAGGATCTTGTACAAACTCTTTTTTGATGCCAGTAAAACCTTCAGGTTGTGCAAACTGTAAAACATTATCATTACTCATAATAAATTCCTCCAATTATATAATTATTTTACTATTTCATTTGACCTCATGTCATTTTATTTTTTATTTTTACCAACCTGATATAGATTGTTCTTTTGTAGATTTTTTCTTTTGCTTTTCTTGTTTAAGGTTATTTTGATTTAATGATTCATTTTTAGGTTCTGATTGTTGCTTTTTTTGTTGTGTCTTCACTTCTTTATTATCGTTTACAGGAAGCTTCTCCTCTTGAGGGTTTTGATTTTTATTAAATACATTTTTCTCTTTCATTTTTTCTTTAACTTCATTCGTAGAAGGTTTCTTAATGGTCTTAAATTTAGGTTTTTGTACTTTGTGTATATCGACTTCTTTATATAATGGCTCTTCTTTAATTTCCTCTAATTCAGCTTTAATTTTCTTCTGTTTAATGTTCACTTTCTTTCTTCCATCGGGAGTTTTAAGTAAATCTTTTTCATCTACAAGCAGACCTTTTGCAATACCAGGTTTCTGTCTTTGATCATTTTTCATGATGATATGCATGAAATGGAATTTCTTTATTTCCATAATCTTGGTATAGGTGATTCTATCTTCATCCGTTTTCGTATCACGGTAGGTTGAAGGAAAGATAGACGGAATGAGTATTTTATGTTTATATGTGCTTTGACGCATGAATGTTTCTGACTTTCCAGCTTCTTTAGCAAAGAGCATCGCATTATCAGCTGATAAACCACCAAATATCACACGATTTCTTGTATTTGTAAGAACAATTTTACTAAAACCTTGATATTGTTTATCTAATTGAGCTAAGTCTTGGAGTGCTAAAGTAGTTGCGCATCGAAATGAACGTCCAATGGCAAGCAATCTTTCTACGTCTGGATCACAATATCTAGGGAACTCGTCCATGATAAAATAATGTGGTGTCCTGTTCCATTCTGTACCAGGACGACGGAATACTGCACTCATCATATGTTGTACAATGAATTTACCAAAACTATCTCCAATCGCTCCTAGTTTTAATTCGCTGTTTATTAAAAAAACACCCCCTTGATCAAGGTGTTGATCTAAATCTATGTCACTTTTCCCACTTAAGATATGTTTGAGGTGGGTGTTACCGGCAATGTCTTCTAATTGAGCCCTTAAACCCATTGCAAATTGTTGATATTTATCTTTAAGTGATCCTAAAATTTCAATTTGAAAGAAATCGATTAGGTCATCATATTCAGGATTGTTTAATTGTTTCAGTTGATTTACATATTTTTTAATATTATCTGTACTTCTGAGTGTTCTTACAACGTCCATAAGTTCCAACGGATTTCCTGTATTATTTAGCATCCCATGTTGTTCTAAAATTTTTAAAAGTAATACTGTATTTCTACTTGCAGTTTCTTGTACAAGTGCAAAAAAGGCTTCTTGTTTTCCAAAGAGACTTTTAAGTACACTCCTGGTCACTTCGGCAGCTGTCAATGGATCACCTTGGAGTGGGTTAAATCTATGGGTATTTGGATTTAATGGGTCAATGTAGATACATGGTATTTCTAATAGGTTACACCAATGTGCAATATCTGCTGCCAAATCCCCTTTTGGTTCTAAAACAGTTAAGCCAACCTTTTTACCTTGTTTGATTGCTTTTAAAATGGCTGCTATTTTTGGTTTTAATACTCTTGAAGTCTTACCGCATCCTGTAGGACCGACAACAAGTGTGTGTAAAAATGCATCTAAACCATTTATTTTAACGGATGTATCAATCAATTCCGTTTTCCACCCCCACTTCTTCACCAATGACAAACTCAACGTAATCTATGTTATATTTTTTAAGTCCCATTTTTTGTAATAGATTGTTATACCATTCTTTTTCTTTCAATACGGGAATTGCATTTAAAACTTTGGCTAATTCTTCTTTATTTCCTTTACTCTTGTTAATATAGGGTTTGGATCTAATATAAGCATCGTAGTTTCTGTATACCGTTAACTGAATCATAAGAATGATTCCGATAATGATAAAAGCGAATACTTTTAATGTGATCACACCTATAGCTTCAGGTATATACGGATATAACCTTTGTGATTGTTGAATAGCATATGTCCCAAGAAAAAAGAATAAAGATGTTGCGTAAAGGAGTATTCTATACCCTTTACGATTAATAATCATCAAAACAATAGTAAGGATACATATTAGCAAAATAATGATATGAGGTAATATAAAAACATCTGGTAGATTCAAAGTGCTATATAAAAGAAGAACAATACTGATGACCAATAATATAATGCCTGAGATCATATTCGTTACTCCTT encodes the following:
- a CDS encoding S1 RNA-binding domain-containing protein, translating into MSNDNVLQFAQPEGFTGIKKEFVQDPWQDLYAARQNRTVLQGIPTQIEEHTLSEKKILTVVIMMHGVKLLLPFSETCLKDTKLNENRNRLRKLIGRNIAYVVIGIDRENNLAIISRKAAKDKMAKTFWKNAKLNKIIPAVAQEVHYNNVLVDLGGVEVMIPAPEISHGWVHDARQIIEVGDAFDVKITYVNKEENDIQVSIKELLPSPYPDCLKRYNKGNEYLGTVSGIAEFGIFINLEPGVDAIIPHLSKRKVKLGDNILIKIREIKANEKKIYGTGIRVI
- a CDS encoding type IV secretory system conjugative DNA transfer family protein, with product MIDTSVKINGLDAFLHTLVVGPTGCGKTSRVLKPKIAAILKAIKQGKKVGLTVLEPKGDLAADIAHWCNLLEIPCIYIDPLNPNTHRFNPLQGDPLTAAEVTRSVLKSLFGKQEAFFALVQETASRNTVLLLKILEQHGMLNNTGNPLELMDVVRTLRSTDNIKKYVNQLKQLNNPEYDDLIDFFQIEILGSLKDKYQQFAMGLRAQLEDIAGNTHLKHILSGKSDIDLDQHLDQGGVFLINSELKLGAIGDSFGKFIVQHMMSAVFRRPGTEWNRTPHYFIMDEFPRYCDPDVERLLAIGRSFRCATTLALQDLAQLDKQYQGFSKIVLTNTRNRVIFGGLSADNAMLFAKEAGKSETFMRQSTYKHKILIPSIFPSTYRDTKTDEDRITYTKIMEIKKFHFMHIIMKNDQRQKPGIAKGLLVDEKDLLKTPDGRKKVNIKQKKIKAELEEIKEEPLYKEVDIHKVQKPKFKTIKKPSTNEVKEKMKEKNVFNKNQNPQEEKLPVNDNKEVKTQQKKQQSEPKNESLNQNNLKQEKQKKKSTKEQSISGW